From Terriglobales bacterium:
CCGGTCCGCGCGGTACACGCCGTCTTCCGCTGCGCGATTTCTACACCAATCTGGGCGACGCGCGCATCAAATGCGAACGGGATGAACTGCTCACCCGCGTTTTCCTGCCGGAGGCGATGGCGGGCTGGCGCGGCGCTTACCTGAAGCTGCGCATCCGCGGCTCCATCGACTACCCGCTGGCAGGCGTTGCGGTGGCGCTCAAGGGGTCCAACGGCACGGTGGAGGACGCGCGCGTGGCCATCACCGCAGTGAACCCGGCGCCGCACCTGGTGCCGCATGCCGGGAGTGCCTTGGCGGGCAAGAAGGTGGATGAACACGTTGCCGAGGTGGTTGGCGAATTGACAGCCCGAACCGCCAAGCCGCTCACCACGTCGGCCCTGACGCCGGAGTATCGCCGCGAGATGATTCGGATATTTGCCAAGCGCGCCGTTCTGGCCGCCGCAAGAGGACAGAGGGGATAACGGTCGCACTAACTGTTTGAGGAGGAGGAGTCGTGGACGCAAGCAAGAAGTGGAAACTCTGTTGTTCTGTGGTGTTGGCTGTGATGGCGCTGTCGACCCTGGCTGTGGCGCAGGATTCAGCCACGGCCGATCCTGCTCTGCCCGCGAACTATGACAAGGACTTCGCCCTCCGCTACCTGGCGGAGACGCGGGAGAAGTTTCTGGCCTCAATCAACGGGTTGAGCGAGGCGCAATGGAAGTTCAAGCCGGCTCCGGACCGCTGGTCCGTGGGCGAGGTCTCCGAGCACGTCACCAAGGCCGAGGAGATGTTCCAGGGCATCGTGCACAAGATGATGGCGTCGCCCGCGGACCCAGCCAAGGCGCAAGAGGCCACGCTCAAGGAGGCCAATATCGTTAAGATGGTTCCCGATCGTTCGACGAAATTCCAGGCCCCGGATCCGCTCAAGCCCACTGGTCGCTGGGCGACGCAAGCCGCTCTGGTCGCGGATTTCGAGAAAATGCGCAAGGAGAACGCAGAATATCTGGCGGCCAACTATGACGAGCTGCGGCAACGCCTGGAGGCCGGGCCCCCGGGCAGCATGGACGGCGTGCAGTGGATGGTCTTCATGGCCGCCCACCTCAAGCGCCACACTGCTCAGATCGAGGAAGTGAAGGCCGACCCCGCATTCCCCAAGAAGTAGGTGGTAGGATACCGGCGCCCGGGGGTTGCTCACACCGGGCGCCATTTTGCTAATCGGGACGGCGGTTTTCTAGCCACTGGCCACTAGCCACTGATGATCACCGACTGTCATGTCCACATCATGCCCATGCACCTCTTCAAGCCGGAGGCCTTGGCCGCCATCAAGAAGAAGCGCAGCGACTTTGAGCACATTGAAGCCTTGTGCCGCTCGCCCAAGGCTTTCCTCAAGCACCTCGACGCCGTGGGCGTGGAGCGCGCCGCGCTCATCAACTACGTAGCGCCGGAAGTCATCGGGCTCACCTCCGGGGTGCATCAATTCGTCGCCGAGTACGTGAAGGAAGACCCGCGGCGACTCATTCCCTGTGGCGGGCTGCACCCGCGCCACAGCACCAACGTCCTGCGTGACGTGGAGGAGCTGCTGCGGCTGGGCATCCGCATGTTCAAAATCCACCCTCCGCACCAGCTTCTCTACCCGAACGACTATCTGAAGGGCATCAAGGAGTTGGAGATCATCTATCGTGCGGCCGAGGCCAACGGCATCCCGGTGATGGTCCACACCGGGACCTCCATTTTCCCCGGCGCGCGTAACAAGTACGGCGACCCTATCTACGTGGACGATGTAGCGGTCGACTTCCCCAAGCTGAAGATCCTGCTGGCGCACGGCGGCCGTCCGCTGTGGATGGATACGGCCTTCTTTCTGGTGCGGCGGCACCCGAATGTCTATCTGGATATCAGCGGCATCCCACCCAAGGCTCTGCTGCGCTACTTCCCGCGACTGGAAGAGATCGCGGAGCGGACTCTGTTCGGCACGGACTGGCCCGGTCCGGGCGTTCCGGACATGAAGAAGAACCTCACGGACTTCCGCGCCCTGCCGCTTTCGGAGGCGGCCCGGGAGCAGATCCTGAGCAAGACCGCACAGTCCATCTGGCCGGCCTGAGGTCGGAGAAATGGGCGGTTACTGTGGCGTCCTGCGGCGCCGCCCCGGGCGCGCCGGCGCCGCCTTCACGCCTAACAGTTCGTCCGCCAGCGCGGTGGCTCCGTAGACCTTGCGCAGCGCTTCCTGGATGGCGCGGACGTCCACGGCGATCGCCCTTGCGAGCTTGTCGGAGTAGGCGAAATTCCAGGGAAGGGAATAGATGTTGCCGTCGAAGATGATGCCCACAAGTTCGCCGGCAGCGTTCACCACCGGGCTGCCGGAGCTACCCCCAATGATGTCAGCGGTCGAGACGAAATTGAACGGCGTCGTGGCACGCAGCCGGGTGCGGTTCCTGGTCCAACTGTCCGGCAGCTTGTAGGGCGGCTGATTGCCGTGGGCGGCGGCATGCTTGAAGGCTCCGCCGATGGTGGTGAAGAAGGGAACCGGCTTGCTGTTTTCCGTGTAGCCGCGGACCGCGCCATAGCTCAGGCGGAGCGTGAAGGTCGCGTCGGGCGGTTCCGCATTGCCCTCTAGCGTGAAGCGGGCTTTGGCCAGGCGCGCTCCGGATTGGCGGAGCACCGAGTCCACGTTGTCGTCGTAGGTCTTGCGCGCGGCTCGAGCTTCGCGCTCGATGTCGCGCATCAGCATGATGAGCGGATCCTTGCTGTCTTCGACGGCTTTCTTGCCGCCCTCATAGAGCTGGCGGCGCAGGTTCACGTCCTGGAGTTCGGTGCCTTCGACTGCCGCTCGCGCCACTTCTTCCGGAGATCGTCCCTTCAGCACCCGTTCCACCACCACGTTGCGCGCGCCCATTTGCTCGCGCATCTCGTTGAGCGAATAGGCGAGCAGGGCCGTCTCCAGCGACTTGTAGATGGGCGCAGCGGAAAACAATCCCAGTTCCAGGGAAGGGAGGGCAGAGTCGCGATATTCCCGTAAGCGTTCGTTGTTGGGCCGGGGACGCTCGCTGGCGGCGCGCACCAGGGTGCGGGCGAACTCCGCCAGCGTCCCGCGAAATCCGGAGCGCCGCTCCAGGAAGATGTAGGAAAGGAAAATCGTGCGGTAGGTATCCATCGCCCGGTCCGTGTCTTTCCACGCGTCGCCGACTTCCTTCTTCAGCTCCGGGTTGGCCTCGATCGCGGCTCGCAGCCGGTCTTCCGCCGCCTGCTTGGCCGCCATCAGTTCCGTATCGTTCAACCCTCCCTGGTAGCCGCTCACCGCTTTGAGCGAATTCTCCAGGCTGTCCAGGTCATCTTTGGCGATGCGTGCGTTCTCCTCCGACGCTTCGGAGAACTTGCGCAGTGTCTCGATGCGCCCGCGATAGGACTCCAGCAAGAACGGGTAATAGACGTCCCGCAGGAATTCCAACTCATCCATGGACTTCAAGCGCCCGGTGGCGCCGGGATGGCCGGAGACGAAAATGAGGCCGCCTTCCTTCAGCGGGCTTCGCGCCCACTTCAAGTATTGGTTCAGAAGCACCGGCTTATCGTTCTCATAGATACGGAAAAAGGCGACGTCCAGATCGAAGCGGGGGAAGTTGAAGTTGTCGGGGTCGCCGCCGAAGAACGCAATGTCTTGCTCGGGCGCGAATACCAGTCGCACGTCGGTGTACTTGCGGTAGCGATAGAGGTGATACGCCCCACCGGAGTAGAAGGTAACCACGTCACAGCGCAGTCCGGTCTGCTTGGCGCAATCGGCTTCGATGGTCGCCATGGCTGCCCGCTGCGTCCGGCCGGCCTCGGCGTCGTTCATCCCCGGCTTGACGCCGGCATTCACCTGCGCCGTTACATCCTGCATGCTCCCCAATACATTCAGCTCCAGGTCCGGGCACTTGGCCTCTTCGGCCCGGCTGCGCGCCAGGTAACCGGTCTTCAGGAAGTCCTTACCCGCAGAGGAGAGCTGATGAATGCACTCTTCGGCCACGTGGTGGTTGGTAAACACCAGTCCGTCTGCGGAGACGAACGAACCCGATCCGCCGTTGTTGAAGCGTACGGACGAGAGCCGCAGGTGGTCCAGCCATTGCTGGCTCGGTTTGAACCTGTAGCGGGCCTGCAGCTGTTCCAGCGGTGGGGCGCTGAACAGCCACATGCCTTCATCGGCTACGGCGCAGGTGGAGAGCAGGCCAAGACAGAGCAGGCACGTGACGATTCGCATGGCGGATTTCCGGCCCGGCATTAGGAGTTGCGCCTCCGGGCGGCCACTATACAGGGCGGCCAGACGGCCTCGCAAATGGGGAAACATGGCCCTGTGATTGCCGTCACTTCGCGAAGTGCCCCCATTTGGAGTATAAAAAAGGCAGGGTGAGCGCCCGATTGGCGCT
This genomic window contains:
- a CDS encoding DinB family protein gives rise to the protein MDASKKWKLCCSVVLAVMALSTLAVAQDSATADPALPANYDKDFALRYLAETREKFLASINGLSEAQWKFKPAPDRWSVGEVSEHVTKAEEMFQGIVHKMMASPADPAKAQEATLKEANIVKMVPDRSTKFQAPDPLKPTGRWATQAALVADFEKMRKENAEYLAANYDELRQRLEAGPPGSMDGVQWMVFMAAHLKRHTAQIEEVKADPAFPKK
- a CDS encoding amidohydrolase family protein, with the protein product MITDCHVHIMPMHLFKPEALAAIKKKRSDFEHIEALCRSPKAFLKHLDAVGVERAALINYVAPEVIGLTSGVHQFVAEYVKEDPRRLIPCGGLHPRHSTNVLRDVEELLRLGIRMFKIHPPHQLLYPNDYLKGIKELEIIYRAAEANGIPVMVHTGTSIFPGARNKYGDPIYVDDVAVDFPKLKILLAHGGRPLWMDTAFFLVRRHPNVYLDISGIPPKALLRYFPRLEEIAERTLFGTDWPGPGVPDMKKNLTDFRALPLSEAAREQILSKTAQSIWPA
- a CDS encoding S46 family peptidase, with translation MRIVTCLLCLGLLSTCAVADEGMWLFSAPPLEQLQARYRFKPSQQWLDHLRLSSVRFNNGGSGSFVSADGLVFTNHHVAEECIHQLSSAGKDFLKTGYLARSRAEEAKCPDLELNVLGSMQDVTAQVNAGVKPGMNDAEAGRTQRAAMATIEADCAKQTGLRCDVVTFYSGGAYHLYRYRKYTDVRLVFAPEQDIAFFGGDPDNFNFPRFDLDVAFFRIYENDKPVLLNQYLKWARSPLKEGGLIFVSGHPGATGRLKSMDELEFLRDVYYPFLLESYRGRIETLRKFSEASEENARIAKDDLDSLENSLKAVSGYQGGLNDTELMAAKQAAEDRLRAAIEANPELKKEVGDAWKDTDRAMDTYRTIFLSYIFLERRSGFRGTLAEFARTLVRAASERPRPNNERLREYRDSALPSLELGLFSAAPIYKSLETALLAYSLNEMREQMGARNVVVERVLKGRSPEEVARAAVEGTELQDVNLRRQLYEGGKKAVEDSKDPLIMLMRDIEREARAARKTYDDNVDSVLRQSGARLAKARFTLEGNAEPPDATFTLRLSYGAVRGYTENSKPVPFFTTIGGAFKHAAAHGNQPPYKLPDSWTRNRTRLRATTPFNFVSTADIIGGSSGSPVVNAAGELVGIIFDGNIYSLPWNFAYSDKLARAIAVDVRAIQEALRKVYGATALADELLGVKAAPARPGRRRRTPQ